From Pseudomonas poae, the proteins below share one genomic window:
- a CDS encoding alpha/beta hydrolase, whose translation MVSALLMACQSPREALQLLADEHGRQLEVLPGHAFPLLLLAPQTAQKMTRLRVYLEGDGHSWATATQPSLDPSPHTLLVPRLAVGDPTPNAYLARPCQFVMAAACQSALWTNRRFSQEVVTRLSQALDQLKQRYGNEEFELVGYSGGAALALLLAAQRNDVTQVQTLAGNLSPRLWAMMKGLSPLDGSLEPLDYRNRLALLPQRHLIAEADLIVPGSLADSYQQALGSPLSQCIHVPGVSHDKGWEATWSRWADTPLAH comes from the coding sequence ATGGTCAGCGCGCTTCTCATGGCCTGCCAATCGCCGCGCGAGGCCCTGCAACTCCTGGCTGATGAGCACGGCCGACAATTGGAGGTCCTGCCGGGACACGCCTTCCCCCTGCTGTTGCTTGCGCCGCAAACTGCACAAAAGATGACGCGCCTGCGTGTCTACCTGGAAGGCGATGGCCATTCCTGGGCGACGGCCACTCAACCCAGCCTGGATCCGAGCCCGCACACTCTGTTAGTGCCACGGCTGGCGGTCGGTGATCCGACACCGAATGCGTACCTGGCACGCCCCTGCCAGTTCGTCATGGCCGCTGCCTGTCAATCAGCACTCTGGACCAATCGACGATTTTCTCAGGAAGTGGTCACCCGCCTCAGCCAGGCGCTGGATCAATTAAAACAGCGATATGGCAATGAGGAGTTCGAACTAGTGGGGTATTCAGGTGGCGCCGCTCTCGCATTATTGTTAGCGGCGCAGCGCAATGATGTTACCCAAGTGCAAACCCTTGCCGGCAATCTTAGTCCGCGTCTGTGGGCGATGATGAAAGGGCTGTCGCCCCTCGACGGTTCGCTGGAGCCGCTGGACTATCGTAATCGATTGGCCTTATTACCCCAGCGTCATCTCATCGCAGAAGCGGACCTGATTGTTCCAGGTAGTTTGGCGGATAGTTACCAGCAGGCGCTTGGCTCGCCCCTCTCCCAGTGCATCCATGTACCCGGGGTAAGCCATGATAAGGGGTGGGAAGCCACATGGAGCCGATGGGCTGATACTCCATTGGCCCATTAG
- a CDS encoding membrane-targeted effector domain-containing toxin → MPTLATGLSGDAFIEQALELEQIPGLVVGERSGGIGSKQFLIEHMPALNRAQVRTLFVKGLVTESHQADLNAFHRSGNMSSDLRQSLEEVDRAQANDPSRRYNLLEMTRAAQANQIRVQALDCMASNPALGELPNDSYSRRWVDNYLTQQQIQRYVPAGSRERWVALVNPMMTNTYRALPGISELEGAISLRIEDVPQGQGSGFMIDPGAEAPEPVIGQFVDNEHNMTTQLGPVTAYSDIRLQLETPWLSAGQRAYGEQFPAPGFYTLSNTSGELRLIHRSRAQGLVYTPIQIDSQNRFFIQAPTWPGIDRHPFNTLLDLMGALNARKMTLANWSKPLQAVP, encoded by the coding sequence TTGCCGACACTTGCCACCGGCCTGAGTGGTGACGCCTTCATCGAGCAGGCGCTTGAGTTGGAGCAGATACCCGGCCTGGTGGTGGGCGAGCGCTCGGGAGGCATCGGCAGCAAACAATTTCTGATTGAGCACATGCCTGCATTGAACAGGGCCCAGGTCAGGACACTGTTCGTCAAAGGCCTGGTCACCGAAAGCCATCAGGCCGACCTGAATGCCTTTCATCGCAGCGGGAACATGTCTTCCGACCTGCGCCAGTCCCTGGAGGAAGTGGACCGGGCCCAGGCCAACGATCCGTCACGGCGTTACAACCTGCTGGAAATGACCCGTGCGGCCCAGGCCAACCAGATCCGCGTGCAGGCCTTGGACTGCATGGCCAGCAACCCGGCCCTCGGCGAATTGCCCAACGACAGCTACAGCCGCCGCTGGGTCGACAACTACCTGACCCAGCAGCAGATCCAGCGCTATGTGCCTGCCGGCAGCCGCGAACGCTGGGTGGCGCTGGTGAACCCGATGATGACCAACACCTACCGAGCGTTGCCCGGCATCAGCGAACTGGAGGGCGCAATCAGCCTGCGTATCGAAGACGTGCCGCAAGGCCAGGGCTCAGGCTTCATGATCGACCCGGGGGCCGAAGCGCCAGAGCCGGTGATTGGCCAGTTCGTCGACAATGAGCACAACATGACCACGCAGTTGGGCCCGGTCACGGCCTACAGCGATATACGCCTGCAGCTGGAAACACCTTGGCTGAGTGCCGGTCAGAGAGCCTATGGCGAGCAATTTCCTGCGCCCGGTTTTTACACCCTCAGCAACACCAGCGGCGAGCTCAGGCTGATTCACCGCAGCCGCGCCCAGGGCCTTGTCTACACGCCCATCCAGATCGACAGCCAGAACCGTTTCTTCATCCAGGCCCCGACCTGGCCGGGGATCGACCGTCACCCCTTCAACACCTTGCTGGACCTGATGGGCGCCCTCAACGCCAGGAAGATGACCCTGGCCAACTGGTCCAAACCGCTGCAAGCCGTACCCTGA
- a CDS encoding autotransporter outer membrane beta-barrel domain-containing protein: MNISHLRRSLLALSVAATTATAHAAPALDLNHDLSTGAYSSSGDVFNNATFTGTSQNAGVDLMNVTLAGNLVNQGKINLTAANPTDFPSGIAMTLNSNVGGDLVNNGDITMSGNSVIGLDLYLAKIAGEVNNNGNITVTGANAEGMLITSTQARINNSGTITARGIDSLGIDIEKASFTGQMTGAPFQSDVNNSGTISADGVGIRFRGLDPSDGFKIFSIRQTGGLIEGGTAAILADDNTSPSYFYWQGGQVKGDLLGLSGVLVQGDALFDGSTIRAGFVDIDGGRLTLLRPQTTIVGDLDMDSDTARLRLLLDNNTQPNTPILKVTGNTFFSPGSQIELQARSDDFRTSAQGTRYTLINSGTWEEPQNLSVVSSSALLEVRNFGIEGQDVKALVATRSDESVAENLLGARGSRNAVNAITPFKNTALGQMDESDPVFQRFANAATNEDLAKLAETLTPDVSRGAINAATNSQNLVASAINRRASKARSGLSSGDVLAEQGVWLQALSSDANQDSRHGIDGYDANTNGIAVGADGKLNTDTTVGLAYSYLTSDVKSDLGSKTDVSGHALTLYGNWTHDNFFVDTSLMYGWNDNESKRYIAGTRAKANYDSEIFGVNALAGYTFQLDKQWLLEPQVGARYANVSIDSYREKGSSAALSVGSQRYEIGEMGLGARLAAAFDVGVGSFEPEAKLMAWHDFIGDKADTTSTFVLGGTPFTTTGATPARDSYELGLGANYRVGAWSVGGTYNYLTSSGFDADTFTANVRYDF, from the coding sequence TTGAACATTTCCCACCTGCGCCGCTCGTTGTTGGCGCTGTCCGTCGCAGCTACCACTGCCACGGCCCATGCCGCACCCGCACTCGACTTGAACCACGACCTGAGCACAGGGGCATACAGCAGCTCCGGTGATGTTTTCAATAACGCCACTTTCACCGGGACGTCGCAAAACGCAGGTGTAGATCTGATGAATGTGACGCTGGCGGGTAATCTGGTCAACCAGGGCAAAATCAACCTGACGGCTGCGAACCCCACCGACTTCCCGTCCGGCATCGCCATGACCCTCAATTCCAACGTCGGTGGCGACTTGGTAAATAATGGCGACATTACGATGAGCGGCAACTCCGTCATCGGGCTGGACCTGTATCTGGCAAAGATCGCTGGTGAAGTGAACAACAACGGCAACATCACTGTGACTGGCGCAAATGCCGAAGGCATGCTGATCACCTCGACCCAGGCGCGCATCAATAACTCGGGCACTATCACCGCGCGTGGCATCGACTCTTTGGGTATCGACATCGAGAAGGCAAGCTTTACGGGTCAGATGACAGGCGCTCCCTTCCAGAGTGATGTCAACAACAGCGGGACTATCTCCGCTGACGGGGTCGGTATCCGCTTTCGTGGTCTCGACCCCTCAGACGGCTTCAAGATCTTCTCTATCAGGCAGACAGGTGGCCTGATCGAAGGCGGCACCGCAGCCATTCTGGCGGACGACAATACCTCCCCGTCGTATTTCTACTGGCAAGGTGGGCAAGTAAAGGGTGACCTGCTGGGCCTGAGCGGTGTGCTGGTGCAAGGGGACGCGCTGTTCGATGGCTCGACCATCCGCGCCGGTTTCGTCGATATCGACGGTGGCCGCCTGACGCTGCTTCGCCCGCAGACGACGATTGTGGGCGACCTCGACATGGACAGCGATACTGCTCGCCTGCGCCTGCTGCTGGATAACAACACACAGCCCAACACGCCGATCCTGAAAGTCACCGGCAATACCTTCTTCTCTCCAGGCAGCCAGATCGAACTGCAGGCCCGCTCCGACGACTTCCGCACGTCGGCCCAGGGCACCCGCTACACCCTCATCAACTCTGGCACTTGGGAAGAGCCGCAGAACCTGTCCGTGGTTTCCTCCTCGGCGCTGCTTGAGGTGCGCAACTTCGGCATTGAAGGCCAGGACGTGAAAGCACTGGTTGCCACCCGCAGTGATGAGTCAGTCGCGGAAAACCTGCTGGGTGCCCGTGGTTCGCGTAACGCGGTGAACGCCATCACGCCGTTCAAGAACACGGCCCTGGGCCAGATGGATGAAAGCGACCCGGTATTCCAGCGTTTCGCCAACGCCGCCACCAATGAAGACCTGGCCAAACTTGCCGAAACCCTGACCCCGGACGTCAGCCGTGGGGCAATCAACGCCGCCACCAACAGCCAGAACCTGGTCGCAAGTGCCATCAACCGCCGCGCCAGCAAAGCGCGTAGCGGTCTGTCCTCCGGTGACGTCCTGGCAGAACAAGGCGTATGGCTGCAAGCACTGTCCAGCGATGCCAACCAGGACAGCCGCCACGGTATCGACGGCTACGACGCCAACACCAACGGCATCGCCGTGGGTGCCGACGGCAAGCTCAACACCGATACCACGGTGGGCCTGGCCTATAGCTACCTGACCAGCGACGTCAAATCCGACCTGGGCAGCAAAACCGACGTCAGCGGCCATGCACTGACCCTGTACGGCAACTGGACCCATGACAACTTCTTTGTCGACACCTCGCTGATGTATGGCTGGAACGATAACGAATCCAAACGCTACATCGCCGGCACCCGCGCCAAGGCCAACTACGACAGTGAGATCTTCGGCGTCAACGCACTGGCAGGCTACACCTTCCAGCTCGACAAGCAGTGGCTGCTGGAACCACAGGTCGGTGCGCGCTACGCCAACGTATCGATTGATTCGTACCGTGAAAAAGGCAGCTCAGCCGCCCTCAGCGTCGGCAGCCAGCGTTACGAAATCGGCGAAATGGGCCTGGGCGCTCGCCTGGCGGCCGCGTTTGACGTAGGTGTGGGCAGCTTTGAACCGGAAGCCAAGCTGATGGCCTGGCACGACTTCATCGGCGACAAGGCCGACACCACCTCCACC